A single region of the Lotus japonicus ecotype B-129 chromosome 4, LjGifu_v1.2 genome encodes:
- the LOC130714083 gene encoding nicotinamidase 1-like: MGSLTLTLQLVKEEIPVKQQPLRLSGDIKTGLVLVDVVNGFCTVGAGNMAPTEPNEKITKMVEESVSLSKKFAEKNWPIFAFLDSHHPDIPEPPYPSHCLIGSDEGKLVPELLWLENEPNATLRRKECIDGFLGSYEKDGSNVFADWVKKNQIKQILVAGICTDVCVLDFVCSVLSARNRQFLPPLENVIVSTEACSTYDVPLHVAKTNKDWVSHPQELMHHIGLYIACGRGAEIASEVIFE; this comes from the exons ATGGGCTCTCTCACTCTAACGTTGCAGCTCGTGAAGGAAGAAATCCCGGTGAAACAACAACCTCTCCGTTTGTCCGGTGACATCAAAACTGGTCTCGTCCTCGTTGACGTAGTCAATGGCTTCTGCACCGTTGGTGCTGGCAATATG GCTCCGACAGAACCCAATGAGAAAATTACCAAGATGGTAGAGGAATCTGTGAGTCTTTCGAAAAAGTTTGCTGAGAAGAATTGGCCTATTTTCGCTTTCCTTGATTCGCATCACCCGGATATTCCAGAGCCCCCTTATCCTTCACACTGTCTTATTGGATCAGATGAGGGAAAATTGGTTCCTG AGCTCCTGTGGTTGGAAAATGAGCCAAATGCAACGCTCAGGCGAAAAGAATGCATTGATGGATTTCTTGGTTCATATGAGAAAGATGGCTCCAATGTGTTCGCTGATTGGGTGAAAAAGAATCAGATAAAACAA ATTTTGGTTGCTGGGATATGCACTGATGTATGCGTGCTGGATTTTGTCTGTTCAGTTTTGTCTGCGAGAAATCGCCAGTTCCTTCCGCCTCTGGAAAATGTGATTGTGTCCACCGAAGCTTGTTCTACTTATGATGTTCCACTACATGTAGCCAAGACTAACAAGGATTGGGTGTCCCATCCGCAG GAACTGATGCATCACATTGGCCTTTACATAGCATGTGGAAGAGGAGCCGAGATAGCATCAGAGGTGATATTTGAATAG